A single region of the Nicotiana sylvestris chromosome 6, ASM39365v2, whole genome shotgun sequence genome encodes:
- the LOC104225784 gene encoding cytokinin riboside 5'-monophosphate phosphoribohydrolase LOG3-like, with protein sequence MEEDEGKKMKQSKFKKICVFCGSSPGKKNIYKEAAVELGRELVSRNIDLVYGGGSIGLMGLVSHAVYNGGRHVLGVIPKTLMPREITGETVGEVKAVADMHQRKAEMAKHSDAFIALPGGYGTLEELLEVIAWAYLGIHDKPVGLLNVDGYYDSLLKFIEKAVEEEFICPNAPQIFVSAPNATELLNKLEGYFPSQEIVTSKLKWENEELDYSSESHISSR encoded by the exons ATGGAGGAAGATGAAGGGAAGAAAATGAAGCAGTCGAAATTCAAGAAGATTTGTGTGTTCTGTGGGAGTAGCCCTGGAAAAAAGAATATCTATAAGGAGGCTGCCGTAGAGCTTGGAAGAGAACTA GTATCAAGAAATATAGACCTGGTTTATGGAGGAGGCAGTATTGGTTTGATGGGTTTGGTCTCTCATGCTGTTTATAACGGTGGTCGTCATGTTCTTGG AGTGATTCCCAAGACATTAATGCCGAGAGAG ATAACTGGTGAAACAGTAGGAGAGGTGAAGGCAGTTGCAGATATGCACCAGAGGAAAGCTGAAATGGCCAAACATTCTGATGCTTTTATTGCTTTACCTG GTGGCTATGGAACGTTAGAAGAGCTGCTTGAAGTCATTGCTTGGGCTTATCTTGGAATCCATGATAAACCG GTAGGATTATTGAACGTGGATGGTTACTACGACTCCCTCTTGAAATTTATTGAGAAAGCAGTGGAGGAAGAATTCATCTGCCCCAACGCCCCTCAAATTTTTGTATCAGCTCCTAATGCCACCGAACTTCTAAATAAACTCGAG GGCTACTTTCCCAGCCAAGAAATTGTTACCTCAAAACTTAAATGGGAAAATGAGGAGTTGGACTATTCCTCCGAATCCCACATATCATCAAGGTAG